Proteins from a single region of Desertibacillus haloalkaliphilus:
- a CDS encoding Gfo/Idh/MocA family protein, translating into MSKDGMTYAPKGKPNPVVEPGEFNIAAVALDHGHIFGMCNGLIEAGATLKWVYDPDQKKVDDFVEKFPDVEVAESLEQILHDESIKLVAAAAIPSERSALGNKVMLAGKDYFTDKTPFTTKAQLEETKQVVKETGQKYMVYFSERLHVEGAVFAGDLIKDGAIGQVIQVTGFGPHRLNAPSRPDWFFNKEQYGGILCDIGSHQIEQFLYYAGCEDAEILHSKVGNYNNPDYPELEDYGDATLRGDNGATQYFKVDWFTPDGLSTWGDGRTFITGTEGTIEIRKYVDVAKEETGDHLFLVNKDGEKHYKLSGEVGFPFFGEFIKDCIHQTEHAMTQKHAFKAAELCLEAQERALVVTK; encoded by the coding sequence ATGAGTAAAGATGGAATGACATATGCGCCAAAGGGGAAGCCAAACCCTGTGGTCGAACCAGGTGAATTTAACATTGCAGCAGTAGCGCTTGATCATGGTCATATTTTTGGTATGTGTAACGGTCTGATCGAAGCGGGGGCAACGTTGAAATGGGTGTATGATCCTGACCAAAAGAAAGTGGATGACTTTGTAGAAAAGTTCCCTGATGTGGAAGTAGCAGAATCACTAGAACAAATCTTACATGATGAGTCTATTAAATTAGTAGCTGCAGCAGCCATCCCATCAGAGCGAAGTGCTTTAGGTAATAAGGTGATGCTAGCAGGGAAGGACTATTTCACAGATAAAACGCCATTTACGACAAAAGCTCAACTTGAAGAAACAAAACAAGTGGTTAAAGAGACAGGGCAAAAGTATATGGTGTACTTTAGTGAACGACTTCATGTCGAAGGGGCCGTTTTTGCTGGTGACTTGATTAAAGATGGGGCAATTGGACAAGTGATTCAAGTAACTGGCTTTGGTCCACACCGATTAAATGCTCCAAGTCGCCCTGACTGGTTTTTCAACAAGGAACAATACGGTGGGATTTTATGTGATATTGGAAGTCACCAAATTGAACAGTTCTTGTATTATGCAGGGTGTGAGGATGCAGAGATCTTGCATAGTAAAGTAGGGAATTATAATAATCCTGACTATCCAGAGTTAGAAGACTATGGTGATGCAACATTACGAGGTGATAATGGTGCGACACAATATTTTAAAGTAGATTGGTTTACTCCAGATGGATTAAGTACGTGGGGCGATGGCCGTACTTTTATTACTGGAACAGAAGGAACAATCGAAATTCGTAAATACGTTGATGTTGCCAAAGAAGAAACAGGTGACCATTTATTTCTAGTGAATAAAGACGGTGAGAAGCACTACAAGCTATCAGGAGAAGTAGGCTTCCCATTCTTTGGTGAATTCATTAAAGATTGTATTCACCAAACAGAGCATGCGATGACGCAAAAGCACGCATTTAAAGCCGCTGAGCTATGCTTAGAGGCGCAGGAACGAGCGCTCGTTGTAACAAAATAA
- a CDS encoding AEC family transporter gives MFELVTILIDIILPIFMVMAIGFLMQKKFNMNLKTLAKLNIYFVVPGFIFVTLYESQFSGQLFVNILFFFVLFVVALYVLSTAFAKLLKLTKGKKTTFTNSAIFFNSGNYGVPVNDLVFKSDPYAMSIQVIVLTLQNIFLFSYGVFSLRSVDQGKLSAALGYFKMPVLYAMMTGVILNVYGISIPTFIWEPATYIADAMIAIALLTLGAQVAQIKFISGMFSVYFSLFIRLIVGPIIALGMIVSFGIEGVTAQALLIASAMPTSVNSAVIAQEYDNHPQFAAQIVLYSTFVSAITVTLVIYLARHLF, from the coding sequence TTGTTTGAATTAGTTACGATATTAATTGATATTATATTGCCTATTTTTATGGTTATGGCAATAGGTTTTCTCATGCAAAAGAAGTTTAATATGAATCTGAAAACCTTAGCAAAATTAAATATTTATTTTGTTGTTCCGGGGTTTATTTTTGTTACATTGTATGAGTCTCAATTTTCCGGACAATTATTTGTTAATATCTTATTTTTCTTTGTACTTTTTGTTGTTGCTCTATATGTTCTATCAACAGCTTTTGCAAAGTTGTTAAAGTTAACCAAAGGAAAAAAGACGACGTTTACAAATAGTGCGATTTTTTTTAACTCAGGAAACTATGGAGTTCCAGTCAACGATTTAGTATTTAAAAGTGATCCTTACGCGATGTCGATTCAAGTAATTGTTCTTACATTGCAAAATATCTTTTTATTTTCTTACGGGGTTTTTTCTCTTCGGTCGGTTGATCAAGGGAAACTTTCTGCAGCGCTCGGCTATTTTAAAATGCCTGTTTTGTATGCGATGATGACAGGGGTCATTTTAAATGTATATGGCATTTCAATACCAACATTTATTTGGGAGCCAGCAACGTATATTGCAGACGCAATGATTGCGATTGCTTTATTAACATTAGGGGCTCAGGTCGCCCAAATTAAGTTTATATCTGGTATGTTTTCTGTTTACTTTAGCTTGTTTATTCGATTAATCGTAGGTCCTATCATTGCGCTAGGGATGATTGTGAGTTTTGGCATTGAGGGTGTTACAGCTCAGGCACTGTTGATTGCCTCAGCGATGCCGACCTCGGTTAACAGTGCGGTTATTGCTCAAGAATACGATAACCATCCACAATTTGCCGCACAAATTGTCTTATACTCAACATTCGTTAGTGCGATAACAGTTACTCTTGTTATTTATTTAGCGAGGCATTTGTTTTAA
- a CDS encoding lactate racemase domain-containing protein — protein MGIIQDLLKDIPVPKMAKVKQTFSADKVEDFEATLEAELNREDIKKNVKPGMEIAVAVGSRGLDRLVDMTAITVRFLQQLGARPFIVPCMGSHGGATDEGQKAVLEHLGVTEENVNAEIRSSMEVIKIAQLDNGLPVYVDKIASEADGIVVINRVKPHTAFRGPVESGIMKMISIGLGKQKGAEACHQLGFKHMHEFVPEMARVIMDNMPIIFAVASVENAFDKVAKIEALLPEEVEQRETELQTLAKKLLPRIHFDKIDVLVIDKIGKNISGDGMDPNITGRYPTPYPHGGPDVTKMVVLDLTDETEGNANGVGTSDFTTQRLVDKMDRETTYANGLTSTVVKPTHISTTLANDELAIKAAVKTCNILDFTKVKMVRIKNTLELSEIEVSEAFLEDVNSNSNTEQISDLYELDFDESGNLF, from the coding sequence ATGGGGATTATACAGGATTTATTAAAAGATATACCAGTACCTAAAATGGCAAAAGTAAAGCAAACGTTTTCAGCTGATAAAGTGGAAGACTTTGAAGCGACGCTAGAAGCCGAGCTAAATAGGGAAGACATTAAGAAAAACGTAAAGCCAGGGATGGAAATCGCTGTAGCCGTTGGGAGTCGAGGGCTAGATCGCCTCGTCGATATGACCGCGATAACTGTAAGGTTTTTGCAACAATTGGGGGCGAGACCATTTATCGTTCCGTGTATGGGAAGTCATGGAGGGGCTACTGACGAAGGCCAAAAAGCGGTACTCGAACATTTAGGAGTAACTGAAGAAAACGTAAATGCAGAAATCCGCTCTTCGATGGAAGTGATTAAAATTGCCCAACTAGACAATGGGTTACCGGTTTATGTTGACAAGATCGCTTCTGAAGCAGATGGGATTGTTGTCATTAACCGTGTGAAGCCTCACACAGCATTCCGCGGACCTGTGGAAAGTGGAATCATGAAAATGATTAGCATTGGTTTAGGGAAACAAAAGGGTGCTGAAGCATGTCATCAGCTTGGGTTTAAGCATATGCATGAATTTGTTCCAGAGATGGCAAGGGTCATTATGGACAATATGCCGATTATATTTGCTGTCGCATCGGTTGAGAATGCTTTTGATAAAGTGGCAAAAATTGAAGCGCTTCTTCCAGAAGAAGTTGAACAAAGAGAAACTGAACTACAAACGTTAGCTAAAAAGCTGTTACCTCGGATTCACTTTGATAAGATTGATGTCCTTGTGATTGATAAGATTGGAAAAAATATCAGTGGTGACGGTATGGACCCGAATATTACCGGTCGTTATCCAACCCCTTATCCGCACGGGGGACCAGATGTAACAAAGATGGTCGTGCTCGATTTAACAGACGAAACGGAAGGTAATGCAAATGGGGTAGGTACGTCAGATTTCACAACACAGCGCCTCGTTGATAAGATGGATCGGGAAACGACGTATGCCAATGGCTTAACGTCTACCGTTGTCAAACCAACCCATATCTCAACGACATTGGCAAATGATGAGTTAGCAATTAAAGCAGCGGTTAAAACATGCAACATTTTAGATTTTACGAAAGTTAAGATGGTCCGTATTAAAAATACATTAGAGTTAAGTGAAATTGAAGTGTCTGAAGCGTTCCTTGAAGACGTAAACTCCAACTCAAATACGGAACAAATTTCTGATTTGTACGAGCTTGATTTTGATGAAAGTGGAAATTTATTTTAA
- a CDS encoding SDR family oxidoreductase, giving the protein MSKLFDLTGKVAVALGGNGVLGSSMAKGLAEHGAKVAIVGRNLEKAEAVVKEIEENGGTAKAFKGDVSSRQSVEELANEIEAWAGGWDILLNAPGKNSPTPFFDLEMDEWDDIMDVNLKGLVLTTQVFAKRMIEQERQGSIINISSVSSTTPLSKVFTYSASKAGVNNVTQFLAREFAPYGIRVNGIIPGFFPAEQNRKILSEERVASIMGHTPMDRFGEPEELQGAAVYLASDKASGFVTGTFLRVDGGFGSMTI; this is encoded by the coding sequence ATGAGTAAATTATTTGACTTAACGGGGAAAGTAGCAGTAGCACTAGGTGGAAATGGCGTACTTGGAAGTTCGATGGCAAAAGGGTTAGCAGAACACGGTGCGAAAGTGGCAATTGTTGGGCGTAACTTAGAAAAGGCAGAGGCTGTTGTCAAAGAAATTGAAGAAAATGGGGGCACTGCAAAAGCATTTAAAGGAGATGTTAGTTCTCGTCAATCGGTTGAAGAGTTAGCTAATGAAATTGAAGCTTGGGCAGGTGGCTGGGATATTCTCCTGAACGCTCCTGGTAAAAATAGTCCTACACCATTTTTTGATTTAGAGATGGATGAGTGGGATGATATTATGGATGTTAACTTAAAAGGCCTTGTATTAACGACGCAAGTATTTGCAAAACGAATGATTGAGCAAGAGAGACAAGGAAGTATCATTAACATCTCATCTGTTTCTTCAACAACACCATTATCGAAAGTGTTTACGTATTCTGCTTCAAAAGCGGGTGTCAATAATGTGACTCAATTCTTAGCAAGAGAATTTGCACCATACGGAATTCGTGTTAATGGTATTATTCCAGGGTTCTTCCCTGCAGAACAAAATCGTAAAATCTTAAGTGAAGAGCGTGTCGCTTCAATTATGGGGCATACACCAATGGATCGATTCGGCGAGCCAGAAGAATTACAAGGAGCTGCGGTCTATTTAGCTTCTGATAAAGCTTCAGGATTTGTAACGGGTACATTCCTTCGTGTAGATGGTGGATTTGGAAGTATGACAATTTAA
- the larE gene encoding ATP-dependent sacrificial sulfur transferase LarE, which produces MVHEKYEKLSSILHDMKKVVVAFSGGVDSTFLLKAAVDTLGKENVLAVTADSETYPSSELQEAKRLAKLIDVNHQVIETSELAIPGYTENDKNRCYFCKNSLFEHLIPIMEEKGYENVIYGVIADDLSEHRPGMQAAKEKGVRGPLQEANLFKEEIRALSRQSELPTWDKPSFACLSSRIAYGETITQAKLTKVDQSEAYLKSLGIRQVRVRTHEEIARIEVEPQDMSVILENHDTITKKLQDFGYKYITLDLSGYKSGSMNKVLS; this is translated from the coding sequence GTGGTACATGAGAAATATGAAAAGTTATCGTCTATTCTCCACGATATGAAAAAGGTTGTTGTCGCTTTTTCGGGAGGGGTTGACAGTACCTTTCTTTTAAAAGCTGCTGTAGATACGTTAGGTAAAGAAAATGTGTTGGCTGTTACAGCTGACTCAGAAACATATCCAAGTAGTGAGTTGCAAGAAGCGAAAAGATTAGCTAAGTTGATTGATGTTAATCACCAAGTCATTGAGACATCAGAATTAGCGATTCCTGGTTATACTGAAAATGACAAGAATCGTTGTTACTTCTGTAAAAATAGCTTATTTGAACACCTGATTCCGATTATGGAGGAAAAAGGGTATGAAAATGTTATTTATGGTGTGATTGCTGATGACTTAAGTGAACATCGTCCAGGTATGCAGGCAGCGAAAGAAAAAGGTGTACGTGGTCCGTTACAGGAAGCAAATCTTTTTAAAGAAGAAATCAGAGCGCTATCTCGTCAAAGCGAATTACCGACATGGGATAAACCTTCATTCGCTTGTCTTTCTTCACGGATTGCTTATGGTGAAACGATTACTCAAGCGAAATTAACAAAGGTAGATCAATCAGAAGCTTACTTAAAATCACTAGGGATTCGCCAAGTTAGAGTGAGAACTCATGAAGAAATTGCACGGATCGAGGTTGAACCTCAAGATATGAGTGTTATTTTAGAAAATCATGATACAATTACAAAGAAGCTTCAAGACTTTGGATATAAGTATATAACGTTAGATTTAAGCGGATATAAGAGTGGGAGCATGAATAAAGTCTTGTCATAG
- a CDS encoding gluconokinase codes for MLRELVIGLDLGTTSVKAVLFDRNGTLVCESEQMISTYYPNPTWVEQDPVEIEKASRLTVKEVMAKGDVKQGELLTIGISCAMHSLICVSDDYQPLSQMLIWADGRSGKQVDKLKQTIGKDIYARTGTPIHPMSPFVKLLWMKETNYKPYQEATYFMSMKEFLLQKWFNQRVVDYSMASASGLFNLQTYRWDEEAMEAAGVGKEQLSDVVPPTYVLTGLNDAIAEEIGITSDVPVVIGAADGQLANLGSGAIAKGEVAVSAGTSGAIRQVMQGAKTNEKQETFTYAFTGDTAIIGGATNNGGIALQWLKDLLAFEGSHEELLEGVEDVDIGAEGVIFHPYVNGERAPLWNQHAKGNFYGLSMGHKREHLVRAVLEGITFNIYQIGQSLEQIAGKPTKISVNGGLTKSPLWVQIMADMFGQEIYLSDTHHNAAWGAAWTALVGIKKADSLEAIKEKLPSETVVQPNLDNHAKYKALYEKYEDIGTFLAKSFE; via the coding sequence ATGTTAAGAGAATTAGTCATTGGTCTAGACTTAGGTACAACAAGTGTAAAGGCTGTACTATTTGATCGGAATGGGACTCTTGTTTGTGAGTCAGAACAGATGATTTCCACATATTACCCTAACCCAACATGGGTAGAACAGGATCCAGTAGAAATCGAGAAGGCATCAAGGCTGACAGTGAAGGAAGTCATGGCTAAAGGGGATGTGAAGCAAGGAGAATTACTTACGATTGGTATCTCGTGTGCGATGCATTCACTCATCTGTGTTAGTGATGATTATCAACCGTTATCGCAAATGCTCATTTGGGCAGATGGGAGAAGTGGCAAACAAGTAGACAAGTTGAAACAAACGATTGGTAAAGATATTTACGCAAGAACAGGAACACCAATTCACCCGATGTCTCCGTTCGTTAAGTTGTTATGGATGAAAGAAACGAACTATAAGCCTTATCAAGAGGCAACCTATTTCATGTCAATGAAGGAATTTTTATTACAAAAGTGGTTTAATCAACGTGTCGTTGATTATTCAATGGCTTCTGCTTCAGGTCTTTTCAATTTGCAAACGTACCGTTGGGATGAGGAAGCAATGGAGGCGGCAGGTGTAGGTAAGGAACAGTTATCTGACGTTGTACCTCCAACATATGTGTTAACGGGACTAAATGACGCTATAGCTGAAGAAATAGGAATCACAAGCGATGTTCCAGTTGTTATTGGGGCTGCGGATGGCCAATTAGCGAACTTAGGTAGTGGTGCGATAGCTAAAGGCGAAGTAGCTGTTAGTGCTGGGACAAGCGGTGCGATCAGGCAAGTGATGCAAGGTGCGAAAACAAATGAAAAGCAAGAAACATTTACGTACGCATTTACAGGTGACACGGCGATCATTGGCGGAGCCACAAATAATGGCGGGATCGCCTTACAGTGGTTGAAAGATTTATTGGCCTTTGAAGGAAGTCACGAAGAGCTACTTGAAGGTGTTGAGGATGTTGACATTGGTGCAGAAGGGGTGATCTTTCACCCCTATGTGAATGGTGAACGTGCACCGTTATGGAATCAACATGCAAAAGGTAATTTTTATGGACTAAGTATGGGGCATAAGCGAGAGCATTTAGTCAGAGCTGTACTTGAAGGAATTACGTTTAATATTTATCAAATTGGACAATCATTAGAGCAAATAGCCGGAAAGCCTACAAAGATCAGTGTGAATGGTGGATTAACGAAATCTCCTTTATGGGTGCAAATAATGGCCGATATGTTTGGGCAAGAGATCTATCTGTCGGACACACACCATAACGCTGCTTGGGGAGCGGCATGGACCGCTTTAGTTGGGATCAAAAAGGCGGACTCGCTTGAAGCGATTAAAGAAAAATTACCTAGCGAAACGGTTGTTCAACCCAATTTGGACAACCACGCGAAGTATAAAGCATTATATGAAAAATATGAGGATATCGGTACATTTTTAGCTAAAAGTTTTGAGTAA
- the larB gene encoding nickel pincer cofactor biosynthesis protein LarB, which produces MQVEDILKQVQQGTISVVEAKEKLATYENLGFAKVDHHRKQRQGYPEIIYGAGKSPEQITSIIESIKQKGNDVLVTRITKDKADVVLQEHQEFTYDEAAGILYWKQERKPSDNEEKGYIAVVCAGTSDLKVAEEAAVTAEVLGSNVHRIYDVGVAGIHRLLDNIEEIQQATVTVVIAGMEGALPSVVGGLVSHPVIAVPTSVGYGANFQGLSALLTMLNSCASGISVVNIDNGFGGAYNAVLIDRIATNAKSE; this is translated from the coding sequence ATGCAGGTAGAAGATATTTTAAAGCAAGTGCAACAGGGAACGATCAGTGTCGTGGAGGCAAAGGAAAAATTAGCGACCTATGAGAACTTAGGGTTTGCTAAAGTTGATCATCATCGAAAACAACGTCAAGGTTACCCTGAAATTATTTATGGTGCAGGGAAGTCTCCTGAACAAATCACTTCGATTATAGAGTCGATCAAACAAAAGGGTAATGACGTTCTAGTCACACGAATCACAAAAGATAAAGCAGATGTCGTGTTGCAAGAACACCAGGAGTTTACGTATGATGAGGCGGCTGGAATTTTGTATTGGAAGCAAGAACGCAAGCCCTCAGATAACGAGGAGAAGGGTTATATTGCTGTTGTTTGTGCAGGAACATCTGATTTAAAAGTAGCCGAAGAAGCAGCTGTTACTGCGGAGGTGCTCGGTAGTAACGTTCATCGTATATATGATGTAGGCGTAGCTGGTATTCATCGATTACTAGATAACATTGAGGAGATCCAGCAAGCGACTGTTACGGTTGTGATTGCGGGTATGGAAGGTGCGTTACCTAGTGTTGTTGGTGGTTTAGTTTCACATCCTGTGATTGCTGTACCGACGAGCGTAGGCTATGGCGCAAACTTTCAAGGTTTATCCGCACTGTTAACGATGTTAAATTCGTGTGCCTCGGGTATTAGTGTTGTAAATATTGATAATGGCTTTGGTGGGGCATACAATGCGGTTTTAATTGATCGTATTGCAACGAATGCCAAAAGTGAGTAG
- the larC gene encoding nickel insertion protein, translated as MLDGPPNEEHIDDQMIKMEVNLDDISGEWLGYVMDVLLDAGANDIFYTPIYMKKNRPGILLQLLCHQNCITKMKEILLNETTTLGIRYYPLTVHRMERRFIKVKTIWGDVTVKQGISSNGEVFQSSPEFEDCRRIAEQHHIPLKKVYEQVWKQV; from the coding sequence ATGTTAGATGGACCACCTAATGAGGAACATATAGATGATCAAATGATAAAGATGGAAGTTAACCTTGATGATATATCCGGAGAATGGCTTGGGTATGTCATGGATGTGCTACTTGATGCAGGAGCAAATGATATTTTTTATACGCCCATTTATATGAAAAAAAATAGACCAGGTATTTTACTTCAGTTGCTGTGTCATCAAAACTGCATAACTAAAATGAAAGAAATATTACTGAATGAGACGACAACATTAGGGATCCGTTATTATCCGTTAACGGTTCACCGGATGGAGAGAAGGTTCATAAAGGTAAAAACAATTTGGGGAGATGTCACGGTGAAGCAAGGAATTTCATCAAATGGCGAGGTTTTTCAGAGTTCTCCGGAATTTGAAGATTGCAGGAGAATTGCCGAGCAACACCATATCCCTTTAAAAAAGGTATATGAACAAGTTTGGAAGCAAGTATAA
- a CDS encoding ABC transporter substrate-binding protein has translation MKAIYIAGLFLLVLIISGCTETNENLANEQNEREAKANELVLAVGGEPEEGFDPTTGWGRYGSPLFQSTLLVREQDLSITGDLAEDYEVSDDGQTWTVTLREDALFSDGEPVTADDVIFTFETAMESGSIVDVTMVDTIEKLDDFTVQFLLEHPLSTFTSLLVTTGIVPKHAYDENYQETPIGSGPYQLVQWDKGQQLIVKENPHYYGEKPNFEKLTFLFLAEDTAFAAARAGEVDVVSVPSIFAKEDVPGMDLVVLDSVDNRGIMFPFPPDEETGEGNTIGNDVTADPVIREAINQAVDRQALVNGVLDGYGSPAYTNVDGLPWWNDETVIADADMEGAKELLDASGWHETEDGIREKEGLRAEFTLLYPADDVIRQSLSLAFADMIKPLGIDVATEGKSWSELESLVHSHPVMMGWGSHDPIEIYNLYHSDMQGEGWFNANFYNNQAVDKYMEQALQASTEEEAIEYWQKAQWDGEIGLSAKGDASWAWLVNLHHLYFVREGLDIGEQKIQPHGHGWPVTDFITQWKWVD, from the coding sequence ATGAAGGCGATTTACATTGCGGGTTTATTTTTACTTGTGCTAATAATAAGTGGATGTACAGAAACTAATGAGAATCTAGCAAATGAGCAGAATGAACGTGAAGCGAAAGCGAACGAGTTAGTTTTAGCAGTCGGTGGGGAGCCTGAGGAAGGCTTTGATCCGACAACGGGCTGGGGACGATATGGGTCACCGTTGTTTCAAAGCACTTTGCTTGTAAGAGAACAAGACTTATCGATTACTGGTGACTTGGCAGAAGACTATGAAGTTAGTGATGATGGACAAACGTGGACGGTCACTTTGCGTGAAGATGCCTTATTTTCCGATGGCGAGCCAGTCACTGCTGATGATGTTATTTTTACATTTGAGACAGCGATGGAAAGCGGCTCGATCGTTGATGTAACGATGGTTGATACAATAGAAAAACTAGATGATTTTACGGTTCAATTTTTATTAGAACATCCGCTATCTACTTTCACGTCGCTGTTAGTGACAACGGGGATTGTTCCAAAACATGCTTATGATGAAAATTATCAAGAAACACCGATTGGTTCAGGACCTTATCAACTCGTACAATGGGACAAAGGCCAACAATTAATTGTAAAAGAAAATCCTCATTATTATGGTGAGAAACCAAACTTTGAGAAGTTAACGTTTTTATTTTTAGCAGAAGATACGGCATTCGCAGCCGCGAGAGCCGGTGAGGTTGATGTCGTTTCTGTGCCATCTATTTTTGCAAAGGAAGACGTTCCTGGTATGGATTTAGTCGTCCTAGATAGCGTTGATAATCGAGGAATTATGTTCCCGTTTCCCCCAGACGAGGAGACAGGCGAAGGGAACACAATTGGTAACGACGTAACAGCGGACCCGGTAATCCGAGAAGCGATCAATCAAGCGGTCGACCGCCAAGCTCTCGTTAATGGTGTTCTTGATGGTTACGGAAGCCCTGCTTATACGAATGTTGACGGACTTCCATGGTGGAATGACGAAACGGTGATCGCTGATGCAGATATGGAAGGAGCAAAAGAACTCCTTGATGCATCAGGATGGCACGAAACCGAAGATGGTATTCGTGAAAAGGAAGGTTTACGTGCTGAGTTTACCTTGTTGTATCCAGCAGATGACGTGATCAGGCAGTCACTGTCACTTGCATTTGCTGATATGATTAAGCCACTAGGAATTGATGTAGCAACAGAAGGGAAAAGTTGGAGTGAATTGGAGTCGCTCGTACATTCTCACCCAGTTATGATGGGGTGGGGAAGTCATGATCCGATCGAAATCTATAACCTGTATCATAGTGATATGCAAGGTGAGGGTTGGTTTAATGCGAATTTCTATAATAATCAGGCGGTAGATAAATACATGGAACAAGCGTTGCAAGCATCAACAGAAGAAGAGGCCATTGAATATTGGCAAAAGGCACAATGGGATGGAGAGATAGGCCTGAGTGCTAAAGGTGATGCATCATGGGCTTGGCTTGTAAATCTACATCATCTCTATTTTGTAAGGGAAGGGTTGGACATAGGAGAACAGAAAATCCAACCACATGGTCATGGCTGGCCAGTTACTGACTTTATTACGCAATGGAAGTGGGTAGATTAA
- a CDS encoding ABC transporter permease — protein MLFYAINKIIRLLTLLVAISVVTFTLVSISPIDPVQSYVGADMMIVSAEQQEQIAEYWGLNESRVQQYFSWATALLQGDLGTSLIYRSPVSEVVVERFVASLALMGLAWIVSGVLGFVLGSIAGMKQGTFVDKMIKWYCFTLASTPGFWLGLLLLMIFSVWLGWFPVGLGTPAGVLADEVTWTQRLSHLFLPALTLSVLGVANVALHTRQKLIEVLSSEYVRFAMAKGESSFSIYWRHGVRNITLPAVSLHFASFGELFGGAVLAEQVFSYPGLGQAVVAAGLGGDIPLLLGIVLFTACFVFIGNLMADLLYRGIDPRIRSEGM, from the coding sequence ATGCTTTTCTATGCAATTAATAAAATCATCAGGCTTCTTACCTTACTTGTAGCCATCAGTGTTGTTACATTTACATTAGTAAGTATTTCTCCAATTGATCCGGTTCAATCGTATGTTGGAGCAGATATGATGATTGTAAGTGCCGAACAGCAAGAACAAATTGCTGAATACTGGGGCTTAAATGAGTCTAGGGTGCAACAATATTTTTCTTGGGCGACAGCCCTCTTACAGGGGGATTTAGGAACATCGTTAATCTACCGCAGTCCTGTCTCTGAAGTGGTCGTGGAACGTTTCGTAGCTTCACTCGCATTGATGGGCTTGGCTTGGATCGTCTCAGGTGTACTTGGTTTTGTCTTAGGATCCATAGCAGGGATGAAACAAGGGACGTTCGTAGACAAGATGATTAAGTGGTATTGTTTTACACTAGCTTCTACGCCTGGTTTTTGGTTAGGGTTATTGCTTTTGATGATTTTTTCTGTGTGGTTAGGCTGGTTCCCTGTTGGTCTTGGAACGCCAGCTGGTGTATTAGCAGATGAAGTAACATGGACACAGCGTTTGTCTCATTTATTTTTACCTGCGTTAACGTTAAGTGTGTTAGGTGTAGCAAATGTGGCTTTGCATACAAGGCAAAAGCTAATTGAAGTATTAAGTAGTGAATATGTTCGCTTTGCGATGGCAAAAGGCGAATCTAGTTTCTCAATCTATTGGCGTCACGGTGTAAGGAATATCACTTTACCAGCTGTTTCCCTCCATTTTGCCTCTTTTGGTGAATTATTTGGAGGGGCGGTATTAGCTGAACAAGTATTTTCTTACCCTGGTCTAGGACAAGCCGTCGTAGCCGCAGGGTTAGGTGGCGATATTCCGCTCCTGTTAGGAATCGTATTATTTACAGCTTGTTTTGTGTTTATTGGGAACTTAATGGCAGATTTATTATACCGTGGGATTGATCCAAGGATTAGAAGTGAGGGAATGTAA